The sequence below is a genomic window from Sulfurimonas sp..
CGCGATATGTTCCCCAGAACGCTCTATGTGCACGAGAATCTGACAGAGTAGCAAAAGTTAAAACGCTACCGTCTAAATTGAAAGCAACATTCCCTTTAGTATCCAGATCTACACTATTTTTGCCTTTAGCAAAAGTTATAACATTTCCGTTTGCACTAACAGCGATATCAGATGCAAATTGTACAGGTAATTTACCAATTCTTGACATGTTATCTCCCTACCAAATCGTACACATAACTTCACCACCAACACCAAGTGCATAAGCCTTGTCGTTTGGTAGAACGCCGTGTGATGTACTTACAATAATAGTTCCGTAGCCGTTTTTGAAACGCTTAATCTCATCTTTACCTTTGTATACACGACGACCAGGTTTAGATATTCTTTTCATTTCATTAATAACACATTTACCGCTATCATTATATTTTAATACAACATTGATAGTTTTTTTAACGCCGTCTTCAACAACATTACAACTCTCAATATAACCTTTTTCAACTAGAATATTTGCCATTGCTTCTACACTC
It includes:
- the rpsH gene encoding 30S ribosomal protein S8, which codes for MINDLVSDALTRIRNAGMRRLDVTTLVHSKSVEAMANILVEKGYIESCNVVEDGVKKTINVVLKYNDSGKCVINEMKRISKPGRRVYKGKDEIKRFKNGYGTIIVSTSHGVLPNDKAYALGVGGEVMCTIW